A genomic window from Silene latifolia isolate original U9 population chromosome 11, ASM4854445v1, whole genome shotgun sequence includes:
- the LOC141612226 gene encoding sister chromatid cohesion protein PDS5 homolog C-like isoform X2, producing the protein MEMSEIELEKQLLEAGNRLLSPPSLASELLESLNLVEYLLLEVEQSPSESMREALAPSTKALIAEELLRHSDTDVKVAVASCISEITRITAPDAPYTDDEMKEVFHLIVSSFEKLDDKSSRSYIKRISILETLARVRSCVVMLDLECDDLVVEMFRHFLRTIRDDHHEGVFTSMETIMTLVLEESEAISVDLLSSILNILKKEDKEVLPIARLLGEKVIVNCASKVKPYLLSAVRSSGASLDNYSKAVADICQTGGEAIEPTDDVTNKNSADENDLLNAPSEKAVEVALESMEDAPPSEEVGPSTVGSPKTVMSNGSLKQGSEDTPATNGNSMEVDNDTLDDKAEPSKTEVESVADEEISKSKPQKSNRRKGRKSNSTKSSKSFAPILSDRKSEVIDTPEHEENDAKDVDDINQEDPATDTTVAAHNEKSLEEPILSPVASDNAHVDPSLPSTTGSLADETLSDKTGLEKKKEHPILENESANDVDGKKESDTQQDSEGAAGLDSTLNKHAASDQEERVADSANDTKNEGDNINELDGNSAKEVVQEAEAGSSQRVNKKKRGQTKATPAKGHSKTPAKDDKKKTVVIPKPTPKATKDVSGMEEAAKSSSKRKRPSEEKAHQTKDYGPELVGSKVEVWWPDDSKFYKGVVKSFDAAEIKHKIFYDDGDIELLDLKNERWKFAGKNEVHASDGESPDESADETPIGKKGKTIADLGAKQGKTLSSAKMSGASSSKSKSALKSGKAKEETSKKVGKSVSKASKSGNKFSDDTSKSAKKSKDDEDSPKGIVKSKQGTSAKSKGKSPKSVGKSNSSTSKKVKVSTSSADEDTEDESPEPNKPKGKSPTTQKSQKNSNKRKR; encoded by the exons ATGGAGATGTCCGAAATAGAGTTAGAGAAACAGTTGTTAGAGGCTGGAAATAGGCTTCTTTCTCCTCCTTCGTTAGCTTCTGAACTACTTGAATCTCTTAAT CTGGTGGAATACTTGCTTCTAGAAGTGGAGCAGTCACCATCAGAGTCAATGAGGGAAGCACTCGCTCCGTCAACAAAAGCGTTGATCGCTGAAGAGCTTTTGAGACATTCAGACACTGACGTCAAAGTTGCTGTTGCTTCATGCATCAGTGAGATAACTAGGATCACAGCCCCAGACGCACCGTATACTGATGATGAGATGAAG GAGGTGTTTCATTTGATTGTATCATCTTTTGAGAAGCTGGATGATAAATCAAGCCGTTCATACATCAAGAGGATCTCTATACTTGAGACTTTGGCAAGAGTCAGATCATGTGTTGTGATGCTAGATCTTGAATGTGATGATTTAGTTGTTGAAATGTTCAGGCATTTCCTTAGAACAATAAG GGATGATCACCATGAGGGGGTGTTTACTTCGATGGAGACAATTATGACCCTTGTCTTGGAAGAAAGTGAGGCTATATCTGTAGATCTGCTTTCGTCTATTTTAAACATCCTTAAAAAAGAGGACAAG GAAGTACTTCCTATCGCTCGTCTTCTTGGAGAGAAAGTGATTGTTAATTGTGCTAGTAAGGTTAAACCTTACTTGTTATCAGCTGTGAGATCTAGTGGTGCTTCTTTAGATAATTATAGTAAGGCTGTGGCAGATATCTGCCAAACTGGTGGTGAAGCTATTGAGCCCACTGATGATGTTACAAACAAAAATTCG GCTGATGAGAATGATTTGCTCAATGCACCTTCAGAAAAGGCAGTTGAG GTAGCGCTTGAATCAATGGAAGATGCGCCTCCTTCTGAAGAAGTTGGCCCAAGCACTGTTGGGTCCCCTAAGACTGTTATGAGTAATGGTTCCCTGAAGCAGGGCAGTGAAGACACTCCTGCAACCAATGGAAACTCCATGGAAGTCGATAATGATACTCTGGACGATAAAGCGGAGCCAAGCAAGACTGAAGTTGAAAGTGTAGCTGATGAAGAAATTTCAAAGTCTAAGCCACAAAAATCGAACCGGAGAAAAGGCAGAAAATCAAATTCTACTAAGAGCTCGAAATCCTTTGCACCTATTTTGTCTGATAGAAAAAGTGAAGTCATTGATACACCTGAGCACGAGGAAAATGATGCCAAGGATGTTGATGATATAAATCAAGAGGATCCTGCCACTGATACCACAGTGGCAGCCCATAATGAGAAATCGTTGGAGGAGCCCATCCTCTCACCAGTTGCATCTGACAATGCCCATGTTGATCCTTCTCTGCCCTCAACAACTGGAAGCCTTGCTGATGAAACCCTTTCTGACAAAACTGGActtgaaaagaagaaagagcatcCTATTCTAGAAAACGAGTCAGCTAATGATGTTGATGGTAAGAAGGAATCTGACACCCAGCAGGATTCTGAGGGAGCTGCTGGTCTAGATAGCACGTTGAACAAACATGCTGCATCTGACCAGGAAGAAAGAGTAGCTGATTCCGCTAATGATACAAAGAATGAAGGTGATAATATAAATGAGTTGGATGGTAATTCAGCTAAGGAGGTGGTCCAAGAGGCTGAAGCTGGGAGTAGTCAGCGTGTTAACAAGAAAAAACGAGGACAGACAAAAGCTACTCCAGCTAAGGGACATTCAAAAACTCCTGCCAAGGATGATAAAAAA AAGACTGTTGTCATACCCAAGCCCACTCCAAAAGCGACTAAAGATGTTAGTGGTATGGAAGAAGCAGCGAAGTCAAGTTCAAAGAGGAAGCGTCCAAGCGAAGAAAAA GCACATCAAACAAAGGATTATGGTCCAGAATTGGTTGGTTCAAAGGTTGAAGTTTGGTGGCCGGATGACAGCAA ATTTTATAAAGGGGTTGTCAAATCCTTCGATGCTGCTGAAATAAAGCATAAG ATCTTTTATGACGATGGTGATATTGAACTGCTGGATCTCAAAAACGAAAGATGGAAGTTTGCTGGTAAAAATGAA GTACATGCAAGTGATGGTGAGAGTCCTGATGAATCTGCTGATGAAAC GCCAATAGGTAAGAAAGGCAAAACAATTGCAGACCTAGGAGCTAAGCAAGGGAAGACTCTGAGCTCGGCTAAAAT GTCTGGTGCTTCATCGAGCAAATCAAAATCTGCACTCAAGTCTGGGAAAGCCAAAGAGGAAACGTCAAAGAAAGTCGGGAAATCTGTTTCTAAAGCTTCAAAATCTGGGAATAAGTTTTCTGATGATACGTCAAAATCTGctaaaaaatccaaagatgatGAAGACTCGCCCAAAGGCATTGTCAAGTCAAAGCAAGGCACATCTGCCAAATCTAAGGGTAAGTCACCCAAGAGTGTTGGTAAATCCAATTCAAGTACTAGCAAGAAAGTTAAAGTAAGTACATCATCAGCGGACGAGGACACTGAAGATGAATCACCTGAACCCAACAAGCCAAAAGGGAAGTCTCCGACTACACAAAAATCTCAAAAGAATTCGAATAAAAGAAAGAGGTAA
- the LOC141612226 gene encoding sister chromatid cohesion protein PDS5 homolog C-like isoform X1 has translation MEMSEIELEKQLLEAGNRLLSPPSLASELLESLNLVEYLLLEVEQSPSESMREALAPSTKALIAEELLRHSDTDVKVAVASCISEITRITAPDAPYTDDEMKEVFHLIVSSFEKLDDKSSRSYIKRISILETLARVRSCVVMLDLECDDLVVEMFRHFLRTIRDDHHEGVFTSMETIMTLVLEESEAISVDLLSSILNILKKEDKEVLPIARLLGEKVIVNCASKVKPYLLSAVRSSGASLDNYSKAVADICQTGGEAIEPTDDVTNKNSADENDLLNAPSEKAVEVALESMEDAPPSEEVGPSTVGSPKTVMSNGSLKQGSEDTPATNGNSMEVDNDTLDDKAEPSKTEVESVADEEISKSKPQKSNRRKGRKSNSTKSSKSFAPILSDRKSEVIDTPEHEENDAKDVDDINQEDPATDTTVAAHNEKSLEEPILSPVASDNAHVDPSLPSTTGSLADETLSDKTGLEKKKEHPILENESANDVDGKKESDTQQDSEGAAGLDSTLNKHAASDQEERVADSANDTKNEGDNINELDGNSAKEVVQEAEAGSSQRVNKKKRGQTKATPAKGHSKTPAKDDKKKTVVIPKPTPKATKDVSGMEEAAKSSSKRKRPSEEKAHQTKDYGPELVGSKVEVWWPDDSKFYKGVVKSFDAAEIKHKIFYDDGDIELLDLKNERWKFAGKNEVHASDGESPDESADETPIGKKGKTIADLGAKQGKTLSSAKMSGASSSKSKSALKSGKAKEETSKKVGKSVSKASKSGNKFSDDTSKSAKKSKDDEDSPKGIVKSKQGTSAKSKGKSPKSVGKSNSSTSKKVKVSTSSADEDTEDESPEPNKPKGKSPTTQKSQKNSNKRKR, from the exons ATGGAGATGTCCGAAATAGAGTTAGAGAAACAGTTGTTAGAGGCTGGAAATAGGCTTCTTTCTCCTCCTTCGTTAGCTTCTGAACTACTTGAATCTCTTAAT CTGGTGGAATACTTGCTTCTAGAAGTGGAGCAGTCACCATCAGAGTCAATGAGGGAAGCACTCGCTCCGTCAACAAAAGCGTTGATCGCTGAAGAGCTTTTGAGACATTCAGACACTGACGTCAAAGTTGCTGTTGCTTCATGCATCAGTGAGATAACTAGGATCACAGCCCCAGACGCACCGTATACTGATGATGAGATGAAG GAGGTGTTTCATTTGATTGTATCATCTTTTGAGAAGCTGGATGATAAATCAAGCCGTTCATACATCAAGAGGATCTCTATACTTGAGACTTTGGCAAGAGTCAGATCATGTGTTGTGATGCTAGATCTTGAATGTGATGATTTAGTTGTTGAAATGTTCAGGCATTTCCTTAGAACAATAAG GGATGATCACCATGAGGGGGTGTTTACTTCGATGGAGACAATTATGACCCTTGTCTTGGAAGAAAGTGAGGCTATATCTGTAGATCTGCTTTCGTCTATTTTAAACATCCTTAAAAAAGAGGACAAG GAAGTACTTCCTATCGCTCGTCTTCTTGGAGAGAAAGTGATTGTTAATTGTGCTAGTAAGGTTAAACCTTACTTGTTATCAGCTGTGAGATCTAGTGGTGCTTCTTTAGATAATTATAGTAAGGCTGTGGCAGATATCTGCCAAACTGGTGGTGAAGCTATTGAGCCCACTGATGATGTTACAAACAAAAATTCG GCTGATGAGAATGATTTGCTCAATGCACCTTCAGAAAAGGCAGTTGAGGTAG CGCTTGAATCAATGGAAGATGCGCCTCCTTCTGAAGAAGTTGGCCCAAGCACTGTTGGGTCCCCTAAGACTGTTATGAGTAATGGTTCCCTGAAGCAGGGCAGTGAAGACACTCCTGCAACCAATGGAAACTCCATGGAAGTCGATAATGATACTCTGGACGATAAAGCGGAGCCAAGCAAGACTGAAGTTGAAAGTGTAGCTGATGAAGAAATTTCAAAGTCTAAGCCACAAAAATCGAACCGGAGAAAAGGCAGAAAATCAAATTCTACTAAGAGCTCGAAATCCTTTGCACCTATTTTGTCTGATAGAAAAAGTGAAGTCATTGATACACCTGAGCACGAGGAAAATGATGCCAAGGATGTTGATGATATAAATCAAGAGGATCCTGCCACTGATACCACAGTGGCAGCCCATAATGAGAAATCGTTGGAGGAGCCCATCCTCTCACCAGTTGCATCTGACAATGCCCATGTTGATCCTTCTCTGCCCTCAACAACTGGAAGCCTTGCTGATGAAACCCTTTCTGACAAAACTGGActtgaaaagaagaaagagcatcCTATTCTAGAAAACGAGTCAGCTAATGATGTTGATGGTAAGAAGGAATCTGACACCCAGCAGGATTCTGAGGGAGCTGCTGGTCTAGATAGCACGTTGAACAAACATGCTGCATCTGACCAGGAAGAAAGAGTAGCTGATTCCGCTAATGATACAAAGAATGAAGGTGATAATATAAATGAGTTGGATGGTAATTCAGCTAAGGAGGTGGTCCAAGAGGCTGAAGCTGGGAGTAGTCAGCGTGTTAACAAGAAAAAACGAGGACAGACAAAAGCTACTCCAGCTAAGGGACATTCAAAAACTCCTGCCAAGGATGATAAAAAA AAGACTGTTGTCATACCCAAGCCCACTCCAAAAGCGACTAAAGATGTTAGTGGTATGGAAGAAGCAGCGAAGTCAAGTTCAAAGAGGAAGCGTCCAAGCGAAGAAAAA GCACATCAAACAAAGGATTATGGTCCAGAATTGGTTGGTTCAAAGGTTGAAGTTTGGTGGCCGGATGACAGCAA ATTTTATAAAGGGGTTGTCAAATCCTTCGATGCTGCTGAAATAAAGCATAAG ATCTTTTATGACGATGGTGATATTGAACTGCTGGATCTCAAAAACGAAAGATGGAAGTTTGCTGGTAAAAATGAA GTACATGCAAGTGATGGTGAGAGTCCTGATGAATCTGCTGATGAAAC GCCAATAGGTAAGAAAGGCAAAACAATTGCAGACCTAGGAGCTAAGCAAGGGAAGACTCTGAGCTCGGCTAAAAT GTCTGGTGCTTCATCGAGCAAATCAAAATCTGCACTCAAGTCTGGGAAAGCCAAAGAGGAAACGTCAAAGAAAGTCGGGAAATCTGTTTCTAAAGCTTCAAAATCTGGGAATAAGTTTTCTGATGATACGTCAAAATCTGctaaaaaatccaaagatgatGAAGACTCGCCCAAAGGCATTGTCAAGTCAAAGCAAGGCACATCTGCCAAATCTAAGGGTAAGTCACCCAAGAGTGTTGGTAAATCCAATTCAAGTACTAGCAAGAAAGTTAAAGTAAGTACATCATCAGCGGACGAGGACACTGAAGATGAATCACCTGAACCCAACAAGCCAAAAGGGAAGTCTCCGACTACACAAAAATCTCAAAAGAATTCGAATAAAAGAAAGAGGTAA